The sequence ACGGACAAGGAGGGGAACAACATCGAGGGCCGCGCCGAGGTCATCATCGGCAAGCAGCGCAACGGCGCCACCGGCACCGTACAGATGATGTTCCTCAAGGAGTTCACGCGGTTCGAAAGCTACTCGCCGCGCAACGACGGGCCGCCGGAGTACTGACCGCGGCGGAAACTGACGGAATGGCGAAGACGAAGACGGCGTACTTCTGCCGCGAGTGCGGCAACGAGACGGCGCGGTGGCAGGGGCAGTGCCCCGGCTGCCACGAATGGAACACGCTGGTGGAAGAGCCCACCGCGCCCCGCAAGAGCAAGGGGTCAGCGGCGGGCTCGTCCGCGCGCGCGTCGGGCGCCGGCATCTCGGCACCCGTGCGGCTGCGCGACGTCGAAGGCGCCGAACGTCCGCGCTGGGCCACCGGGCTGGCGGAGTTCGACTTCGTCCTGGGCGGCGGCATCGTTCCCGGCTCCGTCGTGCTGGTGGGCGGCGAGCCGGGCATCGGCAAGTCTACCATCCTGCTGCAGGTGGCGGGGCGGCTGGAGGGTGCCCAGCGGAGCACGCTGTACGTGTCGGGAGAGGAATCCGCGCACCAGGTGAAGCTGCGTGCCGACCGGCTGGACGAGGCGGCATCGTCGGTGACGCTGCTGGCGGAAACGGACCTGGATGGCATCCTGATCCGCGCCGCCGAGCTCAATCCCGCCGTCCTGCTCATCGACTCCATCCAGACCGTCTACACGCCGGAGCTGGAAGGCGCGCCCGGCAACGTGGGCCAGGTGCGCGAGTGCGCGGCCCGGCTGCAGCGCTTCGCCAAGCAGACCGGGACGGCGGTGTTCCTGGTGGGCCACGTCACCAAGGGCGGCGGGATCGCGGGACCCAAGACGCTGGAGCACATCGTCGACACGGTGCTCTACTTCGAGTCGGCCGGCGGGCTGGACAACCGCGTGCTGCGCGCGACGAAGAACCGTTTCGGCGGGGTGGATGAGATCGGCGTGTTCCGCATGACCGCGGCGGGACTGTCCCCCGTCGGGAATCCGTCGGAGCTGTTCCTGGGCGAGCGCTCCGACGCGGTCCCCGGCTCCGCCGTCGTGGCCACGATGGAGGGCACGCGCCCGCTGCTCGTCGAGGTGCAGGCGCTGGCGGCAAAGGCCGCGTACGGCGCGCCGCAACGGGTGAGCACCGGGATCGACCAGAAGCGGCTGGCGCTGCTGCTCGCCGTACTGGAGAAGCGCGCGGGTCTCCACTTCGGCCAGTTGGACGTGTTCCTGAACGTCGTCGGCGGGCTGCGGCTCACCGAGACGGCTACGGACGCGGCTGTGGCCGTGGCGCTCGCATCGAGCGTGTTCGACCGACCGGTGCCGTCCGACACCGTGGTCATCGGCGAGTTGGGGCTGGGCGGCGAGCTGCGCCCGGTCGGCCAGATCGAGCGGCGGCTGACCGAGGCCGCGCGCATGGGCTTCCGCGCGGCGTACCTGTCGCCGCGCGCCGTTCCGCAGTCGGTGCCGCCCGGCATCCGCGCCATTCCCGTCGAGGACGTCCGCACCCTTGTCGACCGCATCTTCGCCGCCTGACGCGCCGCGTGCGGCGGCCGTGATCGTCGCCGGCGGCTCCGGGCTGCGCTTCGGCGGGCCCGTGCGCAAACAGTACCTGGAGATCGGCGGCGTGCCGGTGCTGCTGCGCGCCATCCGCCCCTTTCTCGCGCATCCCCGCATCGGCCAGGTGATCGTCGTCCTCCCGGCGGAAGACGTCCTGCACGCGCCCACGTGGCTGCTGGATGTGCCCGTGCGGATCGTGGCGGGTGGCGCGGAGCGCGGTGACTCGGTCGCGAACGGGCTGGCGGCGGTGGAGGATGTGGATCTGGTGCTCATCCACGATGGCGCGCGTCCGTTCGTCGACGGCGGGATCATCGATCGCGTGCTGGATGGATGCGTGTCCGGCGGAGCCATCGCAGCCGTGCCGGTGACGGACACCATCAAGCAGGTGGATGCGGAAGGCGCCATCGCCGGCACGCCGGATCGCCGTACGCTGTGGCAGGCGCAGACGCCGCAGGGATTTCCGCTCGGCGGACTGCGGGAGGCGTATCGCCGCGCCGCGCAGGAGGGCATCGCGGCCACGGACGACGCGGCGTTGTACGAGCGCTACGTGGGCCCGGTCCGCGTGGTGATGGGCTCGTACCGCAACCTGAAGGTCACGCGCCCGGACGACCTGCCCATCGCCGAAGCCATCGCGGCCCAGACGCGGGACGCCACCTGATGCACGGGTTCCCCCGCTGACCGACACGCCCGACCCGAGCCCCCGCGCCGGGCGTCCGCGGGAGGCGCGGCTCGCCTGGGCGTACG is a genomic window of Longimicrobium sp. containing:
- the radA gene encoding DNA repair protein RadA: MAKTKTAYFCRECGNETARWQGQCPGCHEWNTLVEEPTAPRKSKGSAAGSSARASGAGISAPVRLRDVEGAERPRWATGLAEFDFVLGGGIVPGSVVLVGGEPGIGKSTILLQVAGRLEGAQRSTLYVSGEESAHQVKLRADRLDEAASSVTLLAETDLDGILIRAAELNPAVLLIDSIQTVYTPELEGAPGNVGQVRECAARLQRFAKQTGTAVFLVGHVTKGGGIAGPKTLEHIVDTVLYFESAGGLDNRVLRATKNRFGGVDEIGVFRMTAAGLSPVGNPSELFLGERSDAVPGSAVVATMEGTRPLLVEVQALAAKAAYGAPQRVSTGIDQKRLALLLAVLEKRAGLHFGQLDVFLNVVGGLRLTETATDAAVAVALASSVFDRPVPSDTVVIGELGLGGELRPVGQIERRLTEAARMGFRAAYLSPRAVPQSVPPGIRAIPVEDVRTLVDRIFAA
- the ispD gene encoding 2-C-methyl-D-erythritol 4-phosphate cytidylyltransferase, producing MSTASSPPDAPRAAAVIVAGGSGLRFGGPVRKQYLEIGGVPVLLRAIRPFLAHPRIGQVIVVLPAEDVLHAPTWLLDVPVRIVAGGAERGDSVANGLAAVEDVDLVLIHDGARPFVDGGIIDRVLDGCVSGGAIAAVPVTDTIKQVDAEGAIAGTPDRRTLWQAQTPQGFPLGGLREAYRRAAQEGIAATDDAALYERYVGPVRVVMGSYRNLKVTRPDDLPIAEAIAAQTRDAT